Proteins found in one Actinokineospora alba genomic segment:
- the mtnB gene encoding methylthioribulose 1-phosphate dehydratase has translation MTDLAAMSAQLYARGWMEGTAGNLSVRLDADTALVTASGVSKGSLTSDDTVRVRIADAQPVESDGKRPSAETSIHTALYQIFPDCGAVVHAHPPYATAVAALAARRGADAEEFVGLEIIKGLGATDKVLIPVFENHADVPRIGSDVAARLTPDAPPALLIGAHGATTWGPTLETARNRMECLEMLCRLRLLIERNA, from the coding sequence GTGACCGACCTCGCAGCCATGTCCGCCCAGCTCTACGCGCGCGGGTGGATGGAGGGCACCGCGGGCAACCTCTCGGTGCGGCTCGACGCCGACACCGCGCTGGTCACCGCCAGCGGGGTCAGCAAAGGCTCGCTGACCAGCGACGACACCGTGCGGGTCCGGATCGCCGACGCCCAGCCGGTCGAGTCCGACGGCAAGCGCCCCTCGGCCGAGACGTCCATCCACACCGCGCTCTACCAGATCTTTCCCGACTGCGGCGCGGTCGTGCACGCGCACCCGCCCTACGCCACGGCGGTGGCCGCGCTGGCCGCCCGGCGGGGGGCCGACGCCGAGGAGTTCGTCGGGCTGGAGATCATCAAGGGCTTGGGCGCCACCGACAAGGTCCTGATCCCGGTCTTCGAGAACCACGCAGACGTGCCGCGCATCGGCTCCGACGTGGCCGCCCGGCTCACCCCGGACGCTCCCCCGGCGCTGCTGATCGGCGCGCACGGCGCGACGACCTGGGGTCCGACGCTGGAGACGGCGCGCAACCGGATGGAATGCCTCGAAATGCTGTGCAGGCTGCGACTGCTGATCGAAAGGAACGCGTGA
- the mtnC gene encoding acireductone synthase, producing the protein MISSVVLDIEGTTSPLSAVHDILFPYARDRIADWIGDERPGTPEVSDGVRELAGADADVVATLLDWHDQNLKHSPLKTLHGLIWERGFLAGELRGVVYPDVRPALTEWRERGVRIWIYSSGSVLAQRLWFSKTDQGDLLPLLDGHFDTVSGGPKREPASYKHIASVIGGRPDELLFLSDAVAELDAAREAGWRTVGVSRPEDGSPDAGTHPAVATFAAVPREEFPPQP; encoded by the coding sequence GTGATCAGCTCCGTCGTCCTCGACATCGAGGGCACGACCAGTCCCCTGTCCGCCGTCCACGACATCCTGTTCCCCTATGCGCGGGACCGGATCGCGGACTGGATCGGCGACGAGCGGCCGGGCACACCCGAGGTGAGCGACGGTGTTCGCGAGCTGGCCGGGGCCGACGCCGACGTGGTGGCCACCCTGCTCGACTGGCACGACCAGAACCTCAAGCACAGTCCACTCAAGACACTGCACGGGCTGATCTGGGAGCGCGGCTTCCTCGCCGGGGAACTGCGCGGGGTGGTGTACCCGGACGTGCGGCCCGCGCTGACGGAGTGGCGCGAGCGCGGGGTGCGGATCTGGATCTACTCGTCTGGTTCCGTGCTGGCCCAGCGGCTCTGGTTCTCCAAGACCGACCAGGGTGACCTGCTGCCCTTGCTGGACGGGCACTTCGACACCGTCAGCGGCGGGCCGAAGCGGGAACCCGCGTCCTACAAGCACATCGCGAGCGTGATCGGCGGCAGGCCCGACGAGCTCCTGTTCCTTTCCGACGCCGTCGCCGAACTCGACGCGGCCCGCGAGGCCGGGTGGCGGACGGTCGGCGTCAGCAGGCCCGAGGACGGGTCCCCCGACGCGGGAACGCATCCCGCGGTCGCGACGTTCGCCGCCGTTCCGCGTGAGGAATTCCCACCGCAACCATGA
- the aroF gene encoding 3-deoxy-7-phosphoheptulonate synthase — protein MVIVMTADATEADVAAVVDQIESADGQAFVSRGVRRTIIGLVGDVDRFAEMDLDRLKGVSSVRRITAGYKLVSREQHPARTTVQVGGVPIGPHTVTMIAGPCAVETPEQTLAAARMAQAAGATILRGGAFKPRTSPYAFQGLGIHGLRILADTRKITGMPVVTEVVGPRDVEVVANYADMLQVGTRNMQNFPLLQAVGECGKPVLLKRGMNATIEEWLMAAEYIAQRGNLDIVLCERGIRTFETATRNTLDISAVPVAQRLSHLPVIVDPSHSGGRRDLVLPLSRAAIVAGADGLIIDVHPQPEAALCDGPQALVNEDLQTLAHSLRHLTAFMGRMPGEREEWLAG, from the coding sequence ATGGTTATCGTGATGACGGCCGACGCGACCGAGGCGGATGTCGCGGCGGTCGTCGATCAGATCGAATCGGCCGACGGTCAGGCGTTCGTCAGCAGGGGAGTGCGCCGAACGATCATCGGGCTGGTCGGCGACGTCGACCGGTTCGCCGAGATGGACCTGGACCGGCTCAAGGGTGTGAGCAGCGTCCGGCGGATCACCGCCGGGTACAAGCTCGTCAGCCGCGAGCAACACCCGGCGCGCACCACGGTGCAGGTCGGCGGGGTGCCGATCGGGCCGCACACGGTGACCATGATCGCCGGGCCGTGCGCGGTGGAGACCCCGGAACAGACCCTCGCAGCGGCCCGGATGGCGCAGGCGGCGGGCGCGACGATCCTGCGCGGCGGCGCGTTCAAGCCGCGCACGTCGCCGTACGCCTTCCAGGGGCTGGGGATCCACGGCCTGCGGATCCTGGCCGACACCCGCAAGATCACCGGGATGCCGGTGGTCACCGAGGTCGTCGGCCCGCGCGACGTCGAGGTGGTCGCCAACTACGCCGACATGCTCCAGGTCGGCACCCGCAACATGCAGAACTTCCCGCTGCTGCAGGCGGTCGGGGAGTGCGGCAAGCCGGTCCTCCTCAAGCGCGGCATGAACGCCACCATCGAGGAGTGGCTGATGGCCGCGGAGTACATCGCCCAGCGCGGAAACCTCGACATCGTGCTGTGCGAGCGCGGCATCCGCACGTTCGAGACCGCGACCCGCAACACGCTCGACATTTCCGCGGTCCCGGTCGCGCAGCGGCTCTCGCACCTGCCGGTCATCGTCGACCCGTCGCACTCCGGCGGTCGTCGCGACCTGGTGCTTCCGTTGAGCCGGGCGGCGATCGTCGCGGGGGCCGACGGGCTGATCATCGACGTGCACCCGCAGCCGGAGGCCGCACTGTGTGACGGGCCGCAGGCGTTGGTGAATGAGGACCTGCAGACGCTCGCGCACTCGTTGCGGCATCTCACGGCGTTCATGGGGCGCATGCCCGGTGAGCGTGAGGAGTGGCTGGCGGGGTGA
- the aroH gene encoding chorismate mutase, giving the protein MSTILAGGGMTAVRAIRGAIQVDRDEASLIVADTGTLLVEIMGRNGLVADDIISLFFTMTPDLASGFPAVAARELGLVDVPLMCATEIAVPNALSRVVRVLAHVNTDLSRGDVEHVYLRGAGRLRPDLAAGPRQSRQRQSRGGSSLSA; this is encoded by the coding sequence GTGTCGACGATCTTGGCGGGTGGCGGCATGACGGCGGTGCGGGCGATTCGCGGCGCTATCCAGGTCGACCGGGACGAGGCGTCGCTCATCGTCGCCGACACCGGCACCCTGCTGGTGGAGATCATGGGCCGCAACGGTCTCGTGGCCGACGACATCATCAGTCTCTTCTTCACCATGACCCCCGATCTCGCGAGCGGATTCCCGGCGGTGGCCGCCCGTGAGCTCGGACTGGTCGATGTTCCGCTCATGTGCGCCACCGAGATCGCCGTGCCCAACGCGCTCAGCCGGGTCGTCCGGGTGCTCGCCCACGTCAACACCGACCTCTCGCGCGGCGACGTCGAACACGTCTACCTGCGCGGCGCGGGGAGGCTGCGGCCGGACTTGGCCGCGGGGCCCCGTCAATCCCGGCAGCGGCAATCACGCGGCGGCTCGAGTTTGTCCGCGTGA
- a CDS encoding multicopper oxidase family protein, with the protein MFEVLAGSDTMVDLALIALWALAAWRLGGLARQPDARKRASGAKWVRALLVVAAVPVVAKAVLIALLLFHGWEFGANDLVFGVPMVLVPAVFAYVWTFPALRNPDNPALYADLKVGLPPRLTAIGGAFAFWLGFFKQPVGGLFDEVAIYGFLFLIAALLQVVKLRKVSGLLATGSPFPGLGARLLRTGAKVTAFVAVVVVGSVWGSSSSTLPGSYNMAEHGGVAHAAGGHSSDGISPVAYSPVPGKPITELTGPKDGVPDKKFTLTARTTEITLPSGAKIHGWTYDGSVPGPLLRVRQHELVEVELLNADVEAGVSLHWHGVDVPNAEDGVPGLTQDAVRPGGRHVYRFRAPDVGSYWYHSHQVSSEQVRAGLYGGFIVDPAEPEAPVTDIPVVVHTFKNQIQVMGGTDLLDRKAVAAGTKTRLRLINSDSQTRRFSLTGTPFKVTGIDGTPVNGPTEVTDNILVLGGGARYDVEFTMPDAPVRLATLGQPDSGMLLSPDGAGDRAPRFDGPELDANSYGTPAPTEFGADSPAARTVEWVMDNRLGFYDGRFAMVYTVNGDLFPNVPAVVVREGDLVRMRFVNRSFVDHPMHLHGHHALVLSRNGKPATGSPQWLDTVTVHPGETYEVMFKADNPGLWMDHCHDLDHAALGMVMHLSYEGYRTPFVAGYDTPNQPE; encoded by the coding sequence ATGTTCGAGGTTTTAGCCGGGTCCGACACCATGGTCGACTTGGCGTTGATCGCCCTGTGGGCCTTGGCGGCGTGGCGGCTGGGGGGCTTGGCGAGGCAGCCCGACGCCCGGAAACGGGCGTCGGGCGCGAAATGGGTGCGGGCGCTGCTGGTCGTCGCCGCCGTGCCGGTCGTGGCGAAAGCGGTGCTGATCGCGTTGCTTCTGTTCCATGGCTGGGAGTTCGGCGCCAACGACCTGGTGTTCGGGGTGCCGATGGTGCTGGTCCCGGCCGTATTCGCCTACGTCTGGACGTTCCCCGCCCTGCGCAACCCGGACAATCCCGCGCTATATGCGGATTTGAAGGTCGGCCTGCCGCCTCGGCTGACCGCGATCGGCGGCGCGTTCGCCTTCTGGCTCGGGTTCTTCAAGCAGCCGGTCGGCGGGCTGTTCGACGAGGTCGCGATCTACGGCTTCCTGTTCCTGATCGCGGCGCTGCTGCAGGTCGTCAAGCTGCGCAAGGTTTCCGGCCTGCTCGCCACCGGCTCGCCGTTCCCCGGACTGGGCGCGCGGCTCCTTCGGACCGGCGCGAAGGTCACAGCGTTCGTCGCGGTGGTGGTCGTCGGGTCCGTGTGGGGGTCGTCGTCGAGCACCCTTCCGGGCAGCTACAACATGGCCGAGCACGGCGGCGTCGCGCACGCCGCGGGCGGCCACAGCTCGGATGGCATCTCCCCGGTCGCGTACAGCCCCGTGCCGGGCAAGCCGATCACCGAGCTCACCGGGCCCAAGGATGGCGTGCCGGACAAGAAGTTCACGCTGACCGCGCGGACCACCGAGATCACCCTTCCGTCCGGGGCGAAGATCCACGGCTGGACCTACGACGGGTCTGTTCCCGGTCCGCTGCTTCGGGTGCGGCAGCACGAACTCGTGGAGGTCGAACTGCTCAACGCCGATGTCGAGGCGGGCGTTTCCCTGCACTGGCACGGGGTCGACGTGCCCAACGCCGAGGACGGTGTGCCGGGACTGACCCAGGACGCGGTGCGGCCCGGCGGCAGGCACGTGTACCGCTTCCGCGCCCCGGACGTCGGCAGCTACTGGTACCACTCGCACCAGGTCTCCTCCGAGCAGGTGCGTGCCGGCCTGTACGGCGGTTTCATTGTCGATCCCGCCGAACCGGAAGCCCCTGTCACCGACATTCCCGTTGTGGTGCACACCTTCAAGAACCAGATCCAGGTGATGGGTGGAACCGACCTGCTCGACCGCAAGGCGGTCGCGGCGGGCACGAAGACCCGGCTGCGGCTGATCAACTCCGACAGCCAGACCCGCCGGTTCAGCCTCACCGGCACGCCGTTCAAGGTCACCGGCATCGACGGAACACCGGTCAACGGTCCCACCGAGGTCACCGACAACATCCTGGTCCTCGGCGGCGGCGCCCGCTACGACGTCGAGTTCACCATGCCGGACGCGCCGGTGCGACTGGCCACCCTCGGGCAGCCGGACTCGGGAATGCTGTTGAGCCCCGACGGCGCGGGCGACCGCGCACCCAGGTTCGACGGCCCGGAACTCGACGCGAACAGCTACGGGACCCCCGCCCCCACGGAGTTCGGCGCGGATTCCCCGGCCGCGCGGACGGTCGAGTGGGTCATGGACAACCGGCTCGGCTTCTACGACGGCAGGTTCGCCATGGTCTACACGGTCAACGGCGACCTGTTCCCGAACGTCCCGGCCGTGGTGGTGCGTGAAGGCGACCTGGTGCGGATGCGGTTTGTGAACCGAAGCTTCGTCGACCACCCGATGCACCTGCACGGACACCACGCGCTTGTGTTGTCGCGCAACGGAAAACCCGCCACGGGCAGCCCGCAGTGGCTCGACACGGTCACCGTCCACCCGGGAGAGACCTACGAGGTGATGTTCAAGGCGGACAACCCGGGGCTGTGGATGGACCACTGCCACGACCTCGACCACGCGGCGCTCGGGATGGTCATGCACCTGTCGTATGAGGGCTACCGCACGCCTTTCGTGGCCGGGTACGACACGCCCAACCAGCCGGAATGA
- the mtnA gene encoding S-methyl-5-thioribose-1-phosphate isomerase: MARSLAWEDGSVVAVDQCALPHDYRELRLRTVDEVIDAIKRLAIRGAPAIGVAGALAVAISAELHTVDGRCDLDAVLADARRIADARPTAVNLSWAVDRVLTRLDGGAAAVLAEALAILAEDEDRNRAAAANAAALVLRLCERRPLRLLTHCNTGRLATVAWGTALGTIRALAEAGHVEEVLFGETRPLLQGARLTAWELAEAGIAHRLCVDSAGPAALAAGMVDCVLVGADRVCANGDVANKIGTYSLALAARRASVPFVVVAPVSTLDPTLATGADIEIEQRSADEVTAFGGVAVAPAGTAVFNPAFDVTPTDLITAVVTEQGVFG; this comes from the coding sequence ATGGCGCGGTCGCTGGCATGGGAAGACGGCAGCGTTGTCGCGGTGGACCAATGCGCGTTGCCGCATGACTACCGCGAACTTCGGCTGCGCACGGTCGACGAGGTCATCGACGCCATCAAGCGCCTCGCCATTCGCGGCGCCCCGGCGATCGGTGTCGCGGGCGCGCTCGCGGTGGCCATCTCCGCCGAGCTGCACACCGTCGACGGGCGCTGCGACCTCGACGCCGTCCTCGCCGACGCCCGCCGGATCGCCGACGCGCGGCCGACCGCGGTCAACCTGAGCTGGGCCGTCGACCGGGTCCTGACCCGCCTCGACGGCGGCGCCGCAGCGGTGCTGGCCGAGGCGCTGGCGATCCTGGCCGAGGACGAGGACCGCAACCGGGCCGCCGCCGCGAACGCCGCGGCGCTGGTGCTGCGGCTGTGCGAACGGCGCCCGCTGCGGCTGCTGACCCACTGCAACACCGGCAGGCTCGCCACCGTCGCCTGGGGCACCGCGCTGGGCACCATCCGGGCGTTGGCCGAGGCCGGGCACGTCGAGGAAGTGCTGTTCGGCGAGACCCGGCCGCTGCTGCAAGGCGCCCGGCTGACCGCGTGGGAGCTGGCCGAGGCGGGCATCGCGCACCGGCTGTGCGTGGATTCGGCGGGCCCGGCGGCGCTCGCCGCGGGGATGGTCGACTGCGTGCTCGTCGGCGCCGACCGGGTGTGCGCGAACGGTGACGTGGCCAACAAGATCGGGACCTACTCGCTGGCCCTGGCCGCGCGGCGGGCCAGTGTGCCGTTCGTCGTCGTGGCGCCGGTCTCCACGCTCGACCCGACCCTGGCCACCGGGGCCGACATCGAGATCGAGCAGCGCTCGGCCGACGAGGTCACGGCGTTCGGCGGTGTCGCCGTGGCGCCCGCCGGGACGGCCGTGTTCAACCCGGCCTTCGACGTGACACCCACCGATCTGATCACCGCAGTCGTCACCGAACAGGGGGTATTCGGGTGA
- a CDS encoding 1,2-dihydroxy-3-keto-5-methylthiopentene dioxygenase encodes MTLLQVMPEDDATTVLVRTRDSAEISAQLAPFGITLENWDTVDLPAGAGQDEVLAAYRSEVDRVSKEGPYPLVDVVRLVPDDSDPDWQAKADGARAKFLDEHTHDEDEVRFFVEGTGCFYLHLDGKVYAVVCEAGDLMSVPAGTTHWFDMGERPHFCAIRFFQEEDGWVAGFTGSKISAGMPTLDELLAT; translated from the coding sequence ATGACCCTGCTTCAGGTCATGCCGGAGGACGACGCCACGACAGTGTTGGTGCGCACCCGGGATTCCGCTGAGATCTCCGCGCAGCTCGCGCCGTTCGGCATCACGCTGGAGAACTGGGACACCGTCGACCTGCCCGCGGGCGCGGGTCAGGACGAGGTGCTCGCCGCTTACCGGTCGGAGGTGGACCGGGTGTCCAAGGAGGGCCCGTACCCGCTGGTCGACGTGGTGCGACTGGTTCCCGACGACAGCGACCCGGACTGGCAGGCGAAGGCCGACGGCGCGCGCGCCAAGTTCCTCGACGAGCACACCCACGACGAGGACGAGGTCCGCTTCTTCGTCGAGGGCACCGGCTGCTTCTACCTGCACCTCGACGGCAAGGTGTACGCGGTGGTGTGCGAGGCCGGTGACCTGATGTCGGTCCCGGCGGGGACGACGCACTGGTTCGACATGGGCGAGCGGCCGCACTTCTGCGCGATCCGCTTCTTCCAGGAGGAAGACGGCTGGGTCGCGGGCTTCACCGGATCGAAGATCTCCGCCGGGATGCCGACCCTCGACGAACTGCTGGCCACGTGA
- a CDS encoding AfsR/SARP family transcriptional regulator: MNDVDYAPTGPKVLQLLALLLMRAGQVVDSETIIRELWSQHPPRSVRKTMQTYVYHLRQCIERNGLAGSDVLRTRVPGYVFKVDPEQIDVFTFRRMFRRGRDLMADGRPAEAAKTLRAALALWTGPAMSNVPCGPVLSAYAVDLEEQQHAARYLRIQAEIDAGQHWDLIAELRSLVTENPHDEGLHGQLMRALGLSGRRLEALEMYRELRAKLNEELGLEPCADLQRLQQELLSVGR; encoded by the coding sequence ATGAACGATGTGGACTACGCACCCACCGGTCCGAAGGTCCTGCAACTGCTCGCGTTGCTGCTGATGCGCGCGGGGCAGGTCGTCGACTCCGAGACCATCATCCGGGAGTTATGGTCACAGCACCCGCCGCGAAGCGTGCGCAAGACGATGCAGACCTATGTGTACCACCTTCGGCAATGCATCGAGCGCAACGGCTTGGCCGGTTCGGACGTGCTGCGCACCAGGGTGCCCGGGTACGTGTTCAAAGTGGATCCGGAGCAGATCGACGTGTTCACTTTCCGCCGGATGTTCCGCCGGGGCCGCGACCTGATGGCCGACGGCAGGCCGGCGGAGGCCGCCAAGACGCTGCGCGCGGCGCTGGCACTGTGGACGGGTCCGGCGATGTCCAACGTTCCCTGCGGACCGGTCCTGTCGGCCTACGCGGTGGACTTGGAGGAGCAGCAGCACGCGGCCCGGTACCTGCGCATCCAGGCCGAGATCGACGCGGGCCAACACTGGGACCTGATCGCCGAGCTGCGGTCACTGGTCACCGAGAACCCGCACGACGAGGGGCTGCACGGACAGCTCATGCGGGCGCTGGGCCTGAGCGGCAGGCGCCTGGAGGCCCTGGAGATGTACCGCGAACTGCGGGCCAAGCTGAACGAGGAACTCGGCCTGGAGCCCTGCGCGGACCTGCAGCGGCTGCAACAGGAACTCCTCTCGGTCGGCCGCTAG
- a CDS encoding helix-turn-helix domain-containing protein: MKPVIRKAIAVIRARYAEPIALTELASEVFVSPFHFSRVFSKETGVTPGRYLTAVRLFEAKRLLLTTSMTVSDIVCGVGYSSVGTFTSRFTKAVGLTPTQYRSPEVARMLLAVAPGFFALPSLEDVGPQVGLVSGPDSVSGRITLPEGMRGNVMVGLFADAIPQGGPVAYRYVAASGASSFTIPGVPPGSWHVMAMARSATGEILIGAPREVVGAGDYVDVRMRELDPTDPPIAVTLARREMLGTGTGRTYRLRAV, from the coding sequence ATGAAACCCGTCATCCGCAAGGCGATCGCGGTGATCCGGGCCCGGTACGCCGAGCCGATCGCGCTGACCGAGTTGGCCTCCGAGGTGTTCGTCAGCCCGTTCCACTTCTCCCGCGTCTTCTCCAAGGAGACCGGGGTGACGCCGGGCAGGTACCTGACGGCGGTGCGGCTGTTCGAGGCGAAGCGGTTGCTGCTGACCACATCGATGACCGTCTCGGACATCGTCTGCGGCGTGGGCTACAGCAGCGTCGGCACGTTCACCAGCCGGTTCACCAAGGCCGTCGGCCTGACCCCGACCCAGTACCGGTCGCCGGAGGTGGCGAGGATGCTGCTGGCGGTCGCGCCCGGCTTCTTCGCGCTGCCCTCCCTGGAGGACGTCGGTCCGCAGGTCGGACTGGTCTCCGGGCCGGACTCGGTGTCCGGCCGGATCACCCTGCCCGAGGGCATGCGTGGCAACGTGATGGTCGGCCTCTTCGCCGACGCGATCCCGCAGGGCGGGCCCGTCGCGTACCGGTATGTGGCGGCCTCGGGTGCCTCCTCGTTCACGATTCCCGGTGTGCCGCCGGGAAGCTGGCACGTCATGGCGATGGCCCGCTCGGCCACCGGTGAGATCCTTATCGGCGCTCCGCGCGAGGTCGTCGGGGCGGGGGACTACGTCGACGTGCGGATGCGGGAACTCGATCCCACCGATCCGCCCATCGCCGTCACGCTGGCGCGTCGGGAGATGCTCGGCACCGGTACCGGCCGCACGTACCGGTTGCGCGCGGTCTGA
- a CDS encoding response regulator transcription factor, with amino-acid sequence MVIRVLLAEDMHLVRGALVALLNLEPDIEVVVEVAEGDKIVPAARASNPDVAIIDIDLPGKDGLTAAAELQVEVPTCRTLMLTSLGRPATVRRALAAKVNGFMLKDAPADKLANAVRRIAAGERVVDSQLALAAWDMPECPLTERETEILRLAADGHDAGQIAGKLFLSPGTVRNYLASIVTKLGARNRVDAIRIAREAGWLSNTG; translated from the coding sequence ATCGTGATCAGGGTGCTGCTCGCCGAGGACATGCACCTGGTCCGGGGTGCTCTCGTCGCGCTGCTCAATCTCGAACCGGACATCGAGGTCGTCGTCGAGGTGGCCGAGGGCGACAAGATCGTGCCCGCGGCCCGGGCGTCGAACCCGGATGTCGCCATCATCGACATCGACCTGCCCGGCAAGGACGGCCTGACCGCGGCGGCCGAACTGCAGGTCGAGGTCCCCACCTGCCGCACCCTGATGCTGACCAGCCTCGGCAGACCCGCCACGGTGCGCCGGGCGCTGGCCGCGAAAGTCAACGGCTTCATGCTCAAGGACGCACCCGCGGACAAGCTGGCCAACGCGGTCCGCCGGATCGCCGCCGGCGAGCGGGTCGTGGACAGCCAACTGGCGCTCGCCGCCTGGGACATGCCCGAGTGCCCGCTGACCGAACGCGAAACCGAGATCCTGCGGCTGGCGGCGGACGGGCACGACGCGGGCCAGATCGCTGGGAAACTCTTCTTGTCGCCGGGGACGGTGCGCAACTACCTGGCCTCGATCGTGACCAAGCTCGGCGCGCGCAATCGGGTGGACGCCATCCGGATCGCCCGTGAAGCAGGCTGGCTGTCCAATACAGGCTGA
- a CDS encoding aminotransferase class V-fold PLP-dependent enzyme, which produces MSTQSPPNPIAATRTRRLQPEGQVEQPPPGPRVLGGDVVVDTPRGLLTYANLDYAASAPCAVAAQEAVNEILPYYASVHRGAGALSQKCTRGFEHARQTLGWFIGARSDDLVVFTRSTTDSLNLLAHIVPADAKVVTFAGEHHANLLPWRDPIRLPVPATPAEAVAAAEAALTDLRRTHKGPILLAVTGASNVTGEVWPVAELARVARSVDARIALDAAQLAPHRRVDMAELDVDYLALSGHKLYAPFGAGILAGRSDWMDAATPYLAGGGASALVGDAAGEVSWHPSPSRHEAGSPNVIGAIAMAAVCTALDDADWAAMAAHEHRLVATLREGLATMSGARELSIFGPGADRVGIVTFAVAGHDSSDVSAYLAKWYGIGVRDGLFCSHPLTRGLLREAGSAECTLPPTAVRASVGLGSKIEHIDRLIDGLRGLTSGE; this is translated from the coding sequence ATGTCGACGCAGTCCCCGCCCAACCCCATCGCCGCGACCCGCACCCGACGCCTGCAGCCGGAGGGCCAGGTCGAGCAGCCGCCGCCCGGCCCGCGCGTGCTCGGTGGGGATGTCGTCGTCGACACACCCCGTGGGTTGCTGACCTACGCCAACCTCGACTACGCGGCCTCGGCGCCGTGCGCGGTCGCGGCGCAGGAGGCGGTCAACGAGATCCTCCCGTACTACGCCAGCGTGCACCGCGGCGCCGGAGCGCTGTCGCAGAAGTGCACGCGCGGGTTCGAGCACGCCCGGCAGACACTGGGCTGGTTCATCGGCGCCCGATCCGACGACCTGGTGGTGTTCACCCGCAGCACGACCGACTCGCTCAATCTGCTGGCCCACATCGTGCCCGCGGACGCGAAGGTGGTGACCTTCGCCGGCGAGCACCACGCGAACCTGCTGCCCTGGCGAGACCCGATCCGGCTGCCGGTCCCGGCCACCCCGGCCGAGGCGGTCGCCGCCGCGGAGGCCGCGCTCACCGACCTGCGCCGCACCCACAAGGGCCCGATCCTGCTGGCCGTGACCGGCGCGTCGAACGTGACCGGCGAGGTGTGGCCGGTCGCTGAACTCGCCCGGGTCGCGCGAAGCGTGGACGCGCGCATCGCCCTCGACGCCGCGCAGCTGGCCCCGCACCGCCGGGTCGACATGGCCGAACTCGACGTCGACTACCTGGCCCTGTCCGGTCACAAGCTGTACGCGCCGTTCGGCGCGGGCATCCTGGCGGGCCGGTCGGACTGGATGGACGCGGCCACCCCGTACCTGGCGGGCGGCGGCGCGAGCGCGCTGGTCGGCGACGCCGCGGGTGAGGTGAGCTGGCACCCGTCGCCGAGCAGGCACGAGGCGGGCAGCCCCAACGTGATCGGCGCGATCGCCATGGCCGCGGTCTGCACCGCGCTCGACGACGCCGACTGGGCCGCGATGGCCGCGCACGAGCACCGGCTGGTCGCGACCCTGCGCGAGGGACTCGCCACGATGTCCGGCGCCCGGGAGCTGTCGATCTTCGGCCCCGGCGCCGACCGCGTCGGGATCGTCACCTTCGCCGTCGCCGGGCACGACTCGTCGGACGTGTCGGCGTACCTCGCCAAGTGGTACGGGATCGGCGTTCGGGACGGCCTGTTCTGCTCGCACCCGCTGACCCGGGGCCTGCTCCGCGAGGCCGGTTCCGCCGAGTGCACGCTGCCGCCCACCGCGGTCCGCGCGTCGGTCGGGCTCGGATCAAAGATCGAGCACATCGACCGCCTGATCGATGGCCTACGCGGGTTGACCTCAGGGGAGTGA